In one window of Deltaproteobacteria bacterium DNA:
- a CDS encoding guanylate cyclase, giving the protein MRCTACGTELIAGKRFCHACGARVALTCRGCGATVSPDFRFCPDCGLEIGSAGVHDAPPPAADDPLARRSRHIPEALADKIRSAHTIAGERKQVTVLFCDLAGSTAIAERLDPEEYHDLLDQYLELAFREIYRVEGIVNQIAGDGLMALFGAPVAHEDAPQRAIRAALAIVGALGSLNERLRGRGLELQARIGINTGPVVVGTVGNDLKMDYTAIGDTTNLASRLESLAAPGTILVSEATYRLVRGFFQVRPAGPLAVKGKSEPVTAYEILGESAAATPMAIAAERGLTPLVGREEELAQLQACFRRLEGSQAQVVAVVGDAGLGKSRLLSCFRRLEGSQAQVVAVVGDAGLGKSRLLYEFRRRLEGEPVIFFEGRCSALGQAAPYFPFISMLKHYFGLVPGDTADAACAKVAAKVGEPSAERVEREYPALGRLLGMRAGTAGQSAPEELKRETFDAVTRLLLGKSQHAPVVVMLEDLHWMDDASRE; this is encoded by the coding sequence GTGCGCTGCACTGCCTGTGGCACCGAGCTGATCGCCGGCAAGAGATTCTGCCACGCGTGTGGAGCGCGCGTGGCGCTCACCTGCCGCGGCTGCGGCGCCACGGTGTCGCCCGACTTCCGCTTCTGCCCGGACTGCGGGCTCGAGATCGGCTCCGCCGGCGTGCACGACGCGCCGCCCCCGGCGGCCGACGACCCCCTGGCGCGGCGCTCGCGTCACATCCCGGAGGCGCTCGCCGACAAGATCCGCAGCGCGCACACGATCGCGGGCGAGCGCAAGCAGGTGACCGTCCTCTTCTGCGACCTGGCGGGCTCGACCGCGATCGCCGAGCGGCTCGACCCCGAGGAGTACCACGACCTGCTCGACCAGTACCTGGAGCTCGCCTTCCGCGAGATATACCGCGTCGAGGGGATCGTGAACCAGATCGCGGGCGACGGCCTGATGGCTCTCTTCGGTGCGCCGGTGGCGCACGAGGACGCGCCGCAGCGCGCGATCCGAGCTGCGCTCGCGATCGTGGGAGCGCTCGGCAGCCTGAACGAGCGCCTGCGCGGGCGCGGCCTCGAGCTGCAGGCACGGATCGGGATCAACACCGGCCCGGTGGTCGTGGGCACGGTCGGCAACGACCTGAAGATGGACTACACCGCGATCGGCGACACGACGAACCTGGCCTCACGGCTCGAGTCGCTGGCCGCGCCGGGCACCATCCTGGTGAGCGAGGCGACCTACCGGCTGGTGCGCGGCTTCTTCCAGGTGCGGCCCGCCGGGCCGCTCGCCGTCAAGGGCAAGAGCGAGCCGGTGACGGCCTACGAGATCCTGGGCGAGAGCGCGGCCGCGACGCCCATGGCGATCGCCGCCGAGCGCGGCCTGACGCCGCTCGTGGGGCGGGAGGAAGAGCTGGCGCAGCTCCAGGCGTGCTTCCGGCGGCTCGAAGGGAGTCAGGCGCAGGTCGTCGCCGTGGTCGGCGATGCGGGGCTCGGGAAGTCGCGCCTCCTCTCGTGCTTCCGGCGGCTCGAAGGGAGTCAGGCGCAGGTCGTCGCCGTGGTCGGCGATGCGGGGCTCGGGAAGTCGCGCCTCCTCTACGAATTCCGGCGGCGGCTCGAGGGCGAGCCCGTGATCTTCTTCGAGGGGCGTTGCTCCGCGCTCGGACAGGCGGCGCCCTACTTCCCTTTCATCAGCATGTTGAAGCACTACTTCGGTCTCGTCCCCGGCGACACCGCCGACGCCGCGTGCGCGAAGGTAGCCGCCAAGGTGGGCGAGCCCTCGGCCGAGCGGGTGGAGCGCGAGTACCCGGCGCTCGGCCGGCTGCTCGGCATGCGGGCCGGGACGGCCGGCCAGTCCGCGCCCGAGGAGCTCAAACGCGAGACCTTCGACGCCGTGACCCGCCTCCTCCTCGGCAAGAGCCAGCACGCCCCGGTGGTCGTCATGCTCGAGGACCTGCACTGGATGGACGACGCCTCGCGCGAG
- a CDS encoding sensor histidine kinase yields the protein MREVDGELVLAHLDPRRCEQPERDERAPAEVGWGRQRDADETGTQMGVAHPSAPPRSRLSLPAPASRGLATTFGARCVGVHGVGGDTRPPSREPGRTAAAAVHLPLSRKHANPPLRVEPTDQRPQLRVAAAIALVSALCLLPLQALAVRADQLPALFLIYGIHAAVAGFVLIASFTGLGVRRADGLGLLFVLGLAANLLLYLYLLPYAVPTYPALMSSAFITLLIAGAVLFSWSTRRTILVGVFVCAGFELVGVALGRHGLPTASFVGTLSWIAIGAALAVACARVLGRFRTSLIQRQDELAALSTRLISVQEEQLRRLSRELHDELGQSLTAVSSYLWLLERKLPPDLGELRTRAAEARRLVAKTLGEMRELSQLLRPPGLDLYGLAGSLEAHLEAFRGRHRIATKFTADGLPERLPEEIETAVYRIIQEALTNVARHASAKRVWVALTGKGDELGLEVRDDGLGLPVGDGANRPTGIGLIGIRERVRALGGTVTLSSGPEGGACLRASLPLPREGGPAPTASGPGP from the coding sequence ATGCGGGAGGTCGACGGTGAACTCGTGTTGGCGCATCTAGACCCCCGCCGCTGCGAGCAGCCGGAGCGTGACGAACGTGCCCCCGCGGAGGTTGGCTGGGGCCGCCAGCGCGACGCAGACGAAACCGGGACGCAGATGGGTGTCGCCCACCCTAGCGCGCCCCCGCGATCGCGGCTCTCGCTGCCTGCCCCCGCATCGCGCGGCCTTGCTACGACATTCGGTGCGCGATGTGTAGGAGTGCACGGCGTGGGAGGCGACACCCGCCCGCCCTCGCGGGAGCCCGGACGGACCGCCGCCGCGGCCGTGCACTTGCCCTTGTCACGTAAGCATGCCAATCCCCCGCTCAGAGTGGAGCCCACCGACCAGCGACCGCAGCTCCGGGTCGCGGCTGCAATCGCGCTCGTGTCCGCGCTCTGCCTCCTGCCTCTCCAGGCGCTCGCCGTCCGCGCCGACCAGCTGCCCGCCCTCTTCCTCATCTACGGCATCCACGCGGCGGTGGCCGGCTTCGTGCTGATTGCGAGCTTCACCGGGCTCGGTGTGCGGCGCGCCGACGGGCTCGGGCTCCTCTTCGTGCTCGGGCTGGCGGCGAACCTCCTCCTCTACCTATACCTCCTGCCCTACGCGGTGCCGACCTACCCCGCCCTCATGTCGAGCGCCTTCATCACCCTCCTCATCGCCGGGGCCGTCCTCTTCTCGTGGAGCACGCGACGCACGATCCTGGTCGGCGTCTTCGTGTGCGCCGGCTTCGAGCTCGTCGGCGTGGCGCTCGGCCGCCACGGTCTCCCCACCGCGTCATTCGTGGGCACCCTCAGCTGGATCGCCATCGGGGCCGCGCTCGCGGTCGCCTGCGCGCGCGTACTGGGTCGCTTCCGCACGAGCCTGATCCAGCGCCAGGACGAACTCGCCGCGCTCTCCACGCGCCTCATCTCCGTGCAGGAGGAGCAGCTCCGTCGCCTCTCGCGCGAGCTGCACGACGAGCTCGGGCAGTCGCTCACCGCGGTGTCGTCGTACCTCTGGCTGCTCGAGCGGAAGCTCCCGCCGGACCTGGGCGAGCTCCGCACGCGGGCGGCAGAGGCGCGACGCCTGGTCGCCAAGACCCTGGGCGAGATGCGCGAGCTGTCGCAGCTGCTGCGCCCGCCCGGGCTCGACCTCTACGGGCTCGCGGGGTCGCTCGAGGCGCATCTCGAGGCCTTCCGCGGGCGGCACCGGATCGCGACGAAGTTCACCGCCGACGGGCTCCCGGAGCGCCTGCCGGAGGAGATCGAGACGGCGGTCTACCGCATCATCCAGGAAGCGCTCACCAACGTCGCCCGGCACGCCAGCGCGAAGCGCGTGTGGGTGGCGCTCACGGGAAAGGGAGACGAGCTCGGGCTCGAGGTCCGCGACGACGGCCTCGGATTGCCCGTGGGCGACGGTGCCAACCGCCCGACCGGGATCGGGCTCATCGGCATCCGCGAGCGCGTGCGCGCGCTCGGCGGCACGGTCACGCTGTCGTCGGGCCCGGAGGGCGGCGCCTGCCTGCGTGCCAGCCTGCCGCTGCCGCGCGAGGGCGGCCCCGCCCCGACGGCGAGCGGGCCGGGCCCGTAG
- a CDS encoding DUF4124 domain-containing protein has protein sequence MPAVFRGRRKGARDDAMRDRMAYPYGRPVANAVATGQGDAGPVDPQRRRRRRQMKTLAALLVIAALPPLARAEEVWRWRDANGTLCYSNRAEVAPPDATPVRTRLIVEAERLPGPSDLVMDDGVVTKAREWRPEARPPRQKLHPTYTGKRLRFGCYASSLLFSGGWSHPDDITVTGSCLPYLLGPEAWLNAARAELGLRQNGIDWRQVVHMYVGQRELEPARRATAVSDED, from the coding sequence ATGCCCGCCGTCTTCCGCGGCCGCCGCAAAGGCGCCCGGGACGATGCCATGCGCGACCGCATGGCATACCCATATGGACGTCCCGTCGCGAACGCTGTAGCAACTGGACAAGGGGACGCTGGCCCTGTCGACCCGCAACGACGAAGAAGGAGACGACAGATGAAGACACTCGCCGCGTTGCTCGTGATCGCTGCGCTGCCACCCCTCGCCCGGGCCGAGGAGGTCTGGCGCTGGAGGGACGCCAACGGCACGCTCTGCTACTCGAACCGGGCCGAGGTCGCGCCGCCCGACGCCACGCCGGTCAGGACCCGCCTGATCGTGGAAGCCGAGAGGCTCCCCGGCCCCTCCGACCTCGTCATGGACGATGGCGTGGTGACGAAGGCCCGCGAGTGGCGTCCGGAGGCTCGGCCCCCGCGCCAGAAGCTGCACCCGACATACACCGGGAAGCGGCTCCGCTTCGGCTGCTACGCGAGCAGTCTCCTCTTCTCCGGTGGCTGGTCGCACCCGGACGACATCACCGTGACCGGCAGCTGCCTTCCCTACCTGCTCGGCCCGGAGGCATGGCTCAACGCGGCACGCGCGGAGCTCGGGCTTCGCCAGAACGGGATCGACTGGCGGCAGGTGGTTCACATGTATGTGGGGCAGCGGGAACTGGAGCCGGCGCGTCGGGCGACCGCGGTGAGCGACGAGGACTGA
- a CDS encoding cytochrome P450: protein MAQRGTRGARASPERDRLAAGGSHVCGAAGTGAGASGDRGERRGLNRRRGRIFEARARRGLESSAVRETSDGPDLDLKSRRNVQDPFPLYAWLRDNEPVHWSDSLDAWVVTRYEDVVEIFDRPETFSSDRFRKIDERYTSQRPAVRAVAEVLGHWLVFRDPPDHDRLRGLLQSSFTPRQLESSRDRIQRTVDALLDRVVARGAMDFIREIAFPLPAIVIAGLMGAPKEDLEAIKTWSDRLAAYLGGAVDERDNFAEASAGVAGLADYFRALLRERERRPRDDLMSLMLRAEHAGDHLTRDEVVANCILLLFAGHETTTNLLGNGLFHLLRHPAEAALLRADPSLLHGAVEELLRYDGPVPATVKVATEDVPWSRRTIRRGDMVVPFMASANRDPRQFPDPDTLDVRRQPERHVAFAAGTHFCLGAWLARLEARVVLDTVFRRLPHLALAPGEPRWKPMIFLRGVESLPLTWGS from the coding sequence ATGGCTCAACGCGGCACGCGCGGAGCTCGGGCTTCGCCAGAACGGGATCGACTGGCGGCAGGTGGTTCACATGTATGTGGGGCAGCGGGAACTGGAGCCGGCGCGTCGGGCGACCGCGGTGAGCGACGAGGACTGAATCGGCGCCGCGGCCGCATCTTTGAGGCACGAGCCCGGCGCGGGCTAGAATCCTCGGCTGTGCGGGAGACCAGCGACGGGCCGGACCTCGATCTCAAGTCCCGGCGAAACGTCCAGGACCCGTTCCCACTCTACGCCTGGCTCCGCGACAACGAACCCGTCCACTGGAGCGACAGCCTCGACGCCTGGGTGGTGACGCGCTATGAGGACGTCGTCGAGATCTTCGACCGCCCCGAGACGTTCTCCTCCGATCGCTTCCGCAAGATCGACGAGCGGTACACCAGCCAGCGCCCGGCGGTGCGGGCGGTCGCGGAGGTCCTGGGACACTGGCTCGTGTTCCGGGACCCGCCGGACCACGATCGCCTCCGCGGGCTGCTCCAGAGCTCCTTCACGCCGAGGCAGCTCGAGTCGAGTCGCGACCGCATTCAGCGGACCGTCGATGCGCTCCTCGACCGCGTGGTCGCGCGTGGCGCCATGGACTTCATCCGGGAGATTGCCTTCCCCCTGCCCGCGATCGTCATCGCCGGCTTGATGGGCGCGCCGAAGGAGGATCTCGAGGCGATCAAAACATGGTCCGATCGGCTGGCAGCGTACCTCGGCGGGGCGGTCGACGAGCGCGACAACTTCGCCGAGGCGAGCGCCGGCGTCGCCGGGCTGGCCGACTACTTCCGCGCGCTCCTCCGGGAGCGCGAGCGCCGCCCGCGCGACGACCTGATGAGCCTCATGCTCCGCGCGGAGCACGCGGGCGACCACCTGACGCGCGACGAGGTGGTCGCGAACTGCATCCTCCTCCTGTTCGCGGGGCACGAGACGACGACGAACCTCCTCGGGAACGGCCTCTTCCATCTGCTCCGCCACCCCGCCGAGGCAGCGCTCCTGCGCGCCGACCCGTCGCTCCTCCACGGCGCCGTCGAGGAGCTCCTCCGCTACGACGGCCCCGTGCCAGCCACCGTAAAGGTCGCGACGGAGGACGTCCCCTGGAGCCGCCGGACGATTCGCCGCGGCGACATGGTCGTCCCCTTCATGGCGTCGGCCAACCGCGACCCGCGGCAGTTTCCCGACCCCGACACGCTCGACGTGCGCCGGCAGCCCGAGCGCCACGTGGCCTTCGCCGCAGGGACCCACTTCTGCCTCGGCGCATGGCTCGCGCGCCTCGAGGCGCGCGTCGTGCTCGACACGGTCTTCCGGCGGCTGCCGCACCTGGCGCTCGCGCCCGGCGAGCCGCGCTGGAAGCCGATGATCTTCCTGCGCGGGGTCGAGTCGCTGCCGCTGACATGGGGGTCCTGA
- a CDS encoding Zn-dependent alcohol dehydrogenase produces MKAAVMRAIGKPLGIEEIRIDTPGPREVVVRTAATGVCHSDLHVLEGSLPSPLPTVLGHEPAGVVESVGSDVRHVAPGDHVIGCLSAFCGTCEYCVAGRPNLCEGEATMRGADEAPRLAKDGEPIAQFVHLSAFAERMLVHENALVRIRRDVPLDRVALIGCAVTTGLGAVFNTARVRAVRTAAVIGCGGIGLSVVQGCRIAGARRIVAVDTVAWKVELAVRLGATDAVNAAEGNPVPEVLEMTAGGVDYAFEAIGTPATVRQAVRMTRKGGTIVMIGVVPAGTSVELPGADIVLREKTILGCMMGSNRFRTDMPRYVELYRSGQLRLDEMISARLPLERVNDAFEAIRRGMAARSVIVFE; encoded by the coding sequence ATGAAGGCCGCCGTGATGCGCGCCATCGGCAAGCCCCTCGGCATCGAGGAGATCCGGATCGACACGCCGGGGCCGCGCGAGGTGGTCGTTCGGACCGCCGCCACGGGGGTCTGTCACAGCGACCTCCACGTCCTCGAAGGATCGCTCCCGAGCCCGCTGCCGACCGTCCTCGGGCACGAGCCGGCGGGTGTCGTCGAGAGCGTGGGCAGCGACGTGCGCCACGTAGCGCCCGGGGACCACGTGATCGGCTGCCTCTCGGCCTTCTGCGGCACGTGCGAGTACTGCGTCGCCGGGCGCCCGAACCTCTGCGAGGGCGAGGCGACCATGCGCGGCGCGGACGAGGCGCCCCGGCTTGCGAAGGACGGCGAGCCGATCGCACAGTTCGTGCATCTCAGCGCCTTCGCCGAGCGCATGCTGGTGCACGAGAACGCGCTCGTGCGCATCCGTCGAGACGTGCCGCTCGACCGGGTGGCGCTGATCGGCTGCGCCGTCACGACCGGGCTCGGCGCCGTCTTCAACACGGCGCGGGTACGCGCTGTCCGCACGGCGGCCGTGATCGGCTGCGGCGGCATCGGACTCTCGGTCGTCCAGGGCTGTCGCATCGCGGGCGCCCGGCGCATCGTCGCCGTCGACACCGTCGCCTGGAAGGTCGAGCTGGCGGTACGCCTCGGCGCGACCGACGCCGTGAACGCCGCGGAAGGGAACCCCGTGCCGGAGGTCCTCGAGATGACTGCGGGCGGCGTCGACTACGCCTTCGAGGCGATCGGGACGCCGGCGACAGTCCGCCAGGCGGTGCGCATGACGCGGAAGGGCGGGACGATCGTCATGATCGGTGTCGTGCCCGCGGGGACGAGCGTCGAGCTGCCCGGCGCGGACATCGTGCTCCGCGAGAAGACGATCCTCGGCTGCATGATGGGCTCGAACCGCTTCCGCACGGACATGCCCCGCTACGTCGAGCTCTACCGGAGCGGGCAGCTCCGCCTCGACGAGATGATCTCTGCCCGCCTGCCGCTCGAGCGTGTGAACGACGCCTTCGAGGCGATACGGCGCGGGATGGCGGCGCGGAGCGTGATCGTCTTCGAGTAG